GTCTATTTCGCTACTATACTCATAACTGCTAAGAAAATGTAAACACTACCTAGGTGTGGAAACCTCACATATATTTCGAGCGCGCCACACTACGTCAAAGTTTTGTCCATCTACCCTATAACTGAAACTCGGTTCAGAAGTTGAATTCTCTACATTATTGATAGCGAGCTCAAAAGAAAGGATATCCGCTTCATCTACATCCGGCAGGTTTAATCTTTCGGAAAACTTCCACGATATTGAGATTCGGAGTGGATTGTCTCGTCTGTGTCCGTAGATGAGGTCATCAAAACTTCCCAAATTAACGAGGGAATTATCATGCCCAAAATCAATCACTTCGTTCCAATCCGGGGGACGCTCCACGGTCTGCTTTAGCATGAGGAGTGTTTGCAGAAGACTCGTTTTGCCAGAACTATTCGCACCGAAGAATCCTGTCAAGGGTGCTATCTGTCTGTTACCTGTATCTTTCCACGATTTAAAATTTTGCGCGCTGAGTTCGGTAATCATGATGTATACCCCGTTCTCTGATGGAAAGGGTTTCTATTGGAAGTTTTCGACAATCGATGCGCCGAACTCCGAGGTGCGGACCTTCGTCGCGCCTTCCATGAGACGCTCCAGATCGTAGGTCACTTTTTTCTGGAGGATGGTCTTCTCAAGTCCCGAAATAATCAGGTCGGCGGCTTCTTGCCAACCGAGATGCTCCAACATCATGACGGCGGAGAGGATCAGGGACCCTGGATTGACGACATCCTGATCGGTATATTTCGGGGCAGTGCCGTGCGTCGCCTCAAACAGTGCGACTTCATCGCTGAGGTTACCACCGGGTGCCATACCGATACCACCGACCTGTGCCGCCGCGGCATCTGAGAGATAATCTCCATTCAAATTCGGGGTGACAATCACGTCGTATTCATCGGTGCGCGTCAAAATCTGCTGCAACATACTGTCAGCAATTCGGTCATTGACGATAATTTTGCCTTCTGGACACTCACCATCGTAATCGCTATAGAGTTCATCCTCTGTAATCGTCTGCTCGGGGAATTCCTCTTTGGCAAGTTCGTAGCCCCACGCACAGAACGCACCTTCGGTAAACTTCATGATGTTGCCTTTGTGAACAAAGGTAACGCTACGTCTACCGTGGTCAATTGCGTACTGGATCGCCATCCGTGCCAAGCGTTTCGTGCCGAAGATGCTGATCGGTTTCACGCCGATCCCAGAATCCTCGCGAATGTCTACCTCCATTTCAGTGCGGAGGAGTTCGATAACCTTTTTCACCTCTGGTGTGCCTTGTTCCCACTCGATACCGGCATAAACATCCTCGGTGTTTTCACGGAAGATAACGACATTCATCTTTTCGGGATGGGTTACAGGGGCGGGGACACCTTGGAAGTAGCGGACGGGACGGACACATGCGTAGAGTTCGAGGACCTGACGGAGCGTCACGTTTAGACTGCGGAATCCACCTCCGACAGGCGTTGTGAGGGGTCCCTTCAGGGCAACACGAAAGTATTCAATTGCGTCGAAAGTATCCTGCGGGAGCCATTCGTTGTATTTCGCCATGGCGTTTTCGCCGGCGTAGACATCAAACCAAACGATCTCGTTTTCACCGTTATATGCCGTCTGGACAGCCGCATTCACAACCCGGCGCGTAACCTTCATGATGTCTCGTCCGATGCCATCGCCTTCAATGACAGGGATAATCGGCTTATTCGGCACGACGAGCTGTCCATTATCGATCCCGATTCTTTCACCTTCTGTCGGGACTGTTAATTGCTCAAATTCAATCACGGGTATTCTCTCCAAAAACTAAAAGGCAATCGGGCTTGCCATCCGGTTGTGTAATGCGACGACTTCGTTTGCAATGGTCATATCGTCAGTCGGTCCCGGAATCACATCTGGGTGCGGTGGGATAACGGGACGGATAATCCGCAACTGGAGCTGCTCGCGGGCATCCATTATCCACCCAAAACCGCGGAAGATGTAGGTCAATAGGGTTCTGTCGCTCTCATAGATATCCAATCCTTCTTGGACTGCCCATCCACCGAAATCGGTATTCGGCGTTAAACGGAGGGGCGGTTCGTTCTCACGTCCGGGACGAACAAAGCCTTCGACGAAAGCGAGTTGGTAAATGCGCTGCGTAATCCCCAACCGTTTTTTCTGCTGATCGTTGAGTTGAATGTCGCCATTGTCAACGGCTTCTAAGAAAGGATTGAAATAGATAGCAGGTCTGGGGTCTTGCTGGATTTCATCGGAGCGTCCAGCTG
This genomic window from Candidatus Poribacteria bacterium contains:
- a CDS encoding AAA family ATPase, which translates into the protein MITELSAQNFKSWKDTGNRQIAPLTGFFGANSSGKTSLLQTLLMLKQTVERPPDWNEVIDFGHDNSLVNLGSFDDLIYGHRRDNPLRISISWKFSERLNLPDVDEADILSFELAINNVENSTSEPSFSYRVDGQNFDVVWRARNICEVSTPR
- the icd gene encoding isocitrate dehydrogenase (NADP(+)), which produces MIEFEQLTVPTEGERIGIDNGQLVVPNKPIIPVIEGDGIGRDIMKVTRRVVNAAVQTAYNGENEIVWFDVYAGENAMAKYNEWLPQDTFDAIEYFRVALKGPLTTPVGGGFRSLNVTLRQVLELYACVRPVRYFQGVPAPVTHPEKMNVVIFRENTEDVYAGIEWEQGTPEVKKVIELLRTEMEVDIREDSGIGVKPISIFGTKRLARMAIQYAIDHGRRSVTFVHKGNIMKFTEGAFCAWGYELAKEEFPEQTITEDELYSDYDGECPEGKIIVNDRIADSMLQQILTRTDEYDVIVTPNLNGDYLSDAAAAQVGGIGMAPGGNLSDEVALFEATHGTAPKYTDQDVVNPGSLILSAVMMLEHLGWQEAADLIISGLEKTILQKKVTYDLERLMEGATKVRTSEFGASIVENFQ